The following coding sequences are from one Sesamum indicum cultivar Zhongzhi No. 13 linkage group LG11, S_indicum_v1.0, whole genome shotgun sequence window:
- the LOC105173910 gene encoding 60S ribosomal protein L7-2-like, with translation MAEAKGNVVVPESVLKKQKRAEEWALAKSKEVEEAKKKKAETRKLICKKARVYAKEYEQQEKELIQLKREARLKGGFYVNPEAKLLFIIRIRGINAMHPRTKKILQLLRLRQIFNGVFLKVNKATMNMLHRVEPYVTYGYPNLKSVKELIYKRGYGKVNKQRIALTDNSIIEQVLGKYGIICVEDLIHEVMTVGPHFKEANNFLWPFQLKAPLGGLKKKRNHYVEGGDAGNREDYINELIRRMN, from the exons ATGGCTGAGGCTAAAGGTAATGTGGTAGTTCCGGAGTCAGTTTTGAAGAAGCAGAAGAGGGCTGAAGAGTGGGCCCTTGCAAAGTCGAAAGAGGTTGAAGaggcaaagaagaagaaagctgAGACCCGAAAGTTGATCTGCAAGAAAGCAAGAGTATATGCAAAGGAGTATGAGCAACAA gagaaggaattgattcagtTGAAGCGTGAAGCCAGATTGAAGGGTGGCTTCTATGTCAACCCAGAAGCTAAGCTTTTGTTCATCATCAGAATCCGCGG aattaaTGCAATGCACCCAAGGACCAAGAAAATTCTGCAGCTTCTCAGATTGCGGCAG ATCTTTAATGGCGTCTTTTTGAAAGTGAACAAAGCTACGATGAACATGCTGCACAGGGTTGAGCCTTATGTCACATATGG gTACCCCAATCTAAAAAGTGTCAAGGAGTTGATTTACAAGAGGGGTTATGGAAAAGTAAACAAGCAAAGAATTGCTTTGACTGACAACTCGATAATTGAGCAG GTACTGGGCAAGTATGGAATAATTTGCGTGGAAGATCTCATTCACGAGGTCATGACTGTGGGGCCCCATTTCAAGGAAGCAAACAACTTCTTGTGGCCATTCCAACTGAAGGCACCTCTCGGTGgtttgaagaagaagaggaaccATTATGTTGAAGGTGGTGATGCTGGTAACCGCGAGGATTACATTAATGAACTCATCAGGAGGATGAACTAA
- the LOC105173908 gene encoding uncharacterized protein LOC105173908 yields MCFLGCEEEETELGRQAAPGTCPYCRGKVQAVDVSSRWRFCFLPICFRFKRKYLCSLCSRKLVLYDT; encoded by the coding sequence ATGTGTTTTCTGGGGTGCGAGGAGGAGGAGACCGAGTTAGGGCGGCAGGCGGCGCCGGGGACGTGCCCCTACTGCCGCGGAAAGGTGCAGGCGGTGGACGTCAGCAGCCGGTGGAGATTCTGTTTTCTCCCCATTTGCTTCAGATTCAAGCGCAAGTATTTGTGTAGTCTCTGTTCCAGGAAGCTCGTTCTGTACGATACATAG
- the LOC105173909 gene encoding uncharacterized protein LOC105173909: MRIVYVCEEEERELGRKAAPGSCPCCGGKVQAVDIEGKGRFCYLPVCFRIKTKYFCTLCSKRLVFCSHIHHL; the protein is encoded by the coding sequence atgcgGATCGTGTACGTGTGCGAAGAGGAGGAGAGGGAGTTAGGGAGAAAGGCAGCGCCGGGAAGCTGTCCATGCTGCGGAGGGAAAGTGCAGGCTGTAGACATTGAAGGGAAGGGCAGATTCTGCTATCTTCCCGTCTGCTTCAGGATCAAGACCAAGTATTTCTGCACTCTCTGTTCCAAACGTTTGGTCTTTTGCTCCCACATCCATCACTTGTAG